One window from the genome of Paenibacillus azoreducens encodes:
- the trpD gene encoding anthranilate phosphoribosyltransferase: MNSSDMIPVYLNRLIQGVDLTREEARALMASIMDGGVTQSQIGALLMALRIKGETVEEITGFAEAMRNVASSVQTDNERLLDTCGTGGSGIQKFNISTASAIISSSASVRVAKHGNRSASGRAGSADVLEALGVNIHLSSEQARRCLDEIGICFLFAQLYHPSMKHAAGPRKELGIRTVFNMLGPLTNPAGADRQLLGIYDRNRTQTIAEVLRELGSKRALVVTSHDGLDEISISAPTQVSELRDGEVRTYEIHPHDLGLDLHPLESVLGGDALQNAKIVESVLQGERNPYRDVVLANAGACIYVSGLADSIAEGVVTAAKNIDNGSAYAKLQQLIQMTGELSYVS; the protein is encoded by the coding sequence ATGAACAGCAGCGATATGATTCCTGTATATTTGAACCGGTTGATCCAAGGTGTGGATTTGACGCGTGAGGAAGCGCGCGCGTTAATGGCATCCATTATGGACGGGGGCGTGACCCAGTCGCAAATCGGTGCGCTCTTGATGGCGCTTCGGATCAAAGGGGAGACCGTAGAGGAAATTACGGGATTTGCGGAAGCGATGCGTAATGTGGCCAGCTCGGTGCAGACCGATAACGAAAGGCTGCTCGACACCTGCGGCACGGGCGGGTCGGGTATTCAAAAGTTCAATATATCAACGGCATCGGCCATCATCTCTTCTTCCGCTTCCGTGCGTGTGGCTAAACATGGAAACCGTTCTGCATCCGGGCGTGCAGGAAGCGCGGATGTGCTGGAGGCGCTTGGAGTCAACATTCATTTAAGCAGCGAGCAGGCCAGACGTTGTCTGGATGAAATCGGCATCTGCTTTTTGTTCGCCCAGCTCTATCATCCGTCGATGAAGCATGCGGCGGGCCCGCGGAAGGAGCTGGGCATCCGGACGGTGTTTAATATGCTCGGACCATTGACGAATCCAGCCGGGGCGGATCGCCAGTTGCTGGGTATTTACGACCGGAACCGCACGCAAACAATCGCTGAAGTGCTCCGGGAATTGGGCTCTAAGCGGGCGCTGGTGGTGACCAGTCATGACGGGCTGGACGAAATCAGCATCTCCGCGCCAACGCAGGTATCGGAGCTGCGCGATGGAGAGGTCCGCACCTACGAAATTCATCCACATGATCTTGGCCTTGATCTCCATCCGCTCGAATCCGTTCTGGGCGGGGATGCGCTGCAAAATGCCAAAATCGTGGAATCCGTTCTGCAGGGGGAGCGAAACCCGTATAGGGATGTCGTCCTCGCCAATGCAGGCGCGTGCATTTATGTATCCGGACTTGCCGACAGCATTGCAGAAGGAGTCGTCACCGCCGCCAAAAATATCGATAACGGCAGCGCATATGCCAAGCTGCAGCAGCTGATTCAAATGACAGGAGAGCTGAGTTATGTATCTTGA
- the trpC gene encoding indole-3-glycerol phosphate synthase TrpC: protein MYLDRIVETKREETAKLAATLSIPQALETIAGMPATKGFAKTLTAGRKRDMGLIAEVKKASPSKGLIRPDFDPVAIALAYEEAGADCLSVLTDAPYFQGSSEYLQAVRQAVNLPLLRKDFVIDERQIYEARILGADAVLLIAAILTPQQISTFMRTAASIGLDSLIEVHSLEEMKTVLELELSEGVLIGINNRNLHTFETSLAASESLGKLVPEGVPFISESGISSVQDMDFLRNTGASGVLIGECFMRQKDIQAAVNALMGPVGSAAKEGGVSIHE from the coding sequence ATGTATCTTGATCGAATCGTTGAAACCAAACGTGAAGAAACAGCCAAGTTGGCTGCAACCTTATCCATCCCCCAGGCGCTGGAAACCATCGCGGGGATGCCTGCGACGAAAGGGTTTGCCAAAACGCTGACGGCCGGCAGGAAGCGTGATATGGGGCTGATCGCCGAAGTGAAAAAGGCATCGCCTTCCAAAGGGCTCATCCGTCCGGATTTCGATCCGGTCGCCATCGCTCTTGCGTATGAGGAAGCGGGGGCGGATTGTCTATCCGTCTTGACGGACGCCCCCTATTTTCAGGGAAGCAGCGAATATTTGCAGGCAGTACGGCAGGCGGTGAACCTGCCTTTGCTTCGCAAAGATTTCGTCATTGACGAACGGCAGATTTATGAAGCGCGCATACTTGGCGCGGATGCCGTTCTGTTGATCGCGGCGATTCTTACGCCGCAGCAAATCAGCACCTTTATGAGAACGGCTGCTTCGATCGGCCTCGATTCCTTAATCGAGGTGCACAGCTTGGAAGAGATGAAAACGGTGCTTGAACTGGAACTTTCGGAAGGCGTTTTGATCGGAATCAACAATCGCAATTTGCATACATTCGAAACATCCCTTGCCGCAAGCGAGTCGCTTGGCAAGCTGGTTCCGGAAGGGGTGCCGTTTATAAGCGAAAGCGGCATTTCAAGCGTGCAGGACATGGACTTTTTAAGAAACACGGGCGCATCCGGAGTGCTCATCGGGGAATGTTTTATGAGACAAAAAGACATCCAAGCCGCCGTCAACGCTTTAATGGGACCGGTGGGATCGGCAGCCAAGGAGGGCGGCGTATCTATTCATGAATAA
- a CDS encoding phosphoribosylanthranilate isomerase → MNKTKVKICGIQGVEVLKSINKLPIDYIGFVFAKSRRQVSPQAAASMIGMLQQWERDSFPRSAGVFVNPDMNQLEDVMSHARLDVIQLHGQESPEFCRDVKERFDVEVFKVISVGSKCGTDGTSAALEEYAGIIDALLLDTFEPHYGGGSGATFAWDKIPSYQEWTRNQGIPLFVAGGLDSSNVGGLIRDYNPDGVDISSGVETNGTKDLNKIAAFVERVKLA, encoded by the coding sequence ATGAATAAGACGAAAGTAAAAATTTGTGGAATTCAGGGCGTTGAAGTGCTAAAATCTATAAATAAATTGCCTATCGATTATATCGGATTTGTTTTTGCCAAAAGCCGGAGGCAAGTTTCCCCCCAAGCAGCAGCTTCCATGATCGGCATGTTACAGCAATGGGAAAGGGATAGTTTCCCGCGCAGCGCAGGGGTGTTTGTCAATCCGGATATGAATCAGCTTGAAGACGTCATGTCCCATGCCAGACTGGATGTGATCCAGCTTCACGGCCAGGAAAGCCCGGAATTTTGCCGGGATGTCAAGGAGCGCTTTGATGTTGAGGTTTTCAAGGTTATTTCGGTCGGGTCTAAGTGTGGAACTGACGGAACATCCGCAGCGTTGGAAGAATACGCAGGTATCATCGATGCCCTGCTGCTCGATACCTTCGAACCGCATTATGGCGGCGGATCAGGGGCCACGTTCGCGTGGGACAAGATTCCATCATACCAAGAATGGACCAGGAATCAAGGCATACCGCTGTTTGTTGCCGGTGGCCTCGATTCTTCCAATGTTGGCGGTCTCATCCGCGATTATAATCCCGATGGAGTGGATATATCTAGCGGCGTAGAAACGAACGGGACCAAGGATCTCAATAAAATTGCAGCTTTTGTGGAAAGGGTGAAGTTGGCATGA
- the trpB gene encoding tryptophan synthase subunit beta yields the protein MTQLPDQNGRFGEFGGRFVPETLMNALIQLEESYKFYAEDPSFQEELSYLLKQYSGRETPLYYAERLSNHLGKAKIYLKREDLNHTGAHKINNALAQGVLAKRMGKQKVIAETGAGQHGVATATVAALLGMECKVFMGEEDTKRQALNVFRMQLLGAEVVPVTSGSRTLKDAGNEALRYWVSNVDDTFYILGSAVGPHPYPMMVRNFQRIIGDETRRQILETEGRLPNHVVAAIGGGSNAIGMFYPFIEDEGVALVGVEAAGKGVDTEFHAATMSKGTKGVFQGSMSYLLQDEYGQVQEAFSISAGLDYPGVGPEHSYLKEIERAQYVPITDREALDALQLLCRTEGIIPALESSHAVAQVIKMAPNLGSDDIVVICLSGRGDKDVESIMAYTGGKQA from the coding sequence ATGACTCAATTGCCGGATCAAAATGGACGTTTTGGCGAATTCGGAGGCCGGTTCGTTCCGGAGACTTTGATGAACGCACTGATACAGTTGGAGGAATCCTATAAGTTTTATGCGGAAGATCCTTCTTTTCAGGAGGAGCTTTCTTATCTTCTCAAGCAATATTCGGGCAGGGAAACGCCGCTTTATTATGCGGAGCGGCTCAGCAATCATTTGGGCAAGGCCAAAATCTATCTTAAACGCGAGGATTTGAACCATACCGGAGCCCATAAAATAAACAATGCGCTGGCCCAAGGCGTTCTGGCCAAAAGAATGGGCAAGCAAAAGGTGATTGCGGAAACGGGAGCGGGCCAGCATGGCGTCGCTACTGCGACCGTGGCGGCCTTGCTCGGCATGGAATGCAAGGTGTTTATGGGGGAAGAGGATACCAAACGCCAGGCATTAAACGTATTCCGCATGCAGCTTTTGGGCGCGGAGGTTGTGCCGGTTACTTCGGGATCGCGGACGCTTAAGGATGCCGGCAACGAAGCGCTTCGCTACTGGGTCAGCAATGTGGACGATACTTTTTATATTTTGGGTTCGGCGGTCGGGCCGCATCCGTATCCGATGATGGTGCGGAACTTCCAGCGGATTATCGGGGATGAAACCCGGCGCCAGATTCTGGAGACGGAAGGGCGTCTCCCGAACCATGTGGTTGCGGCAATCGGGGGCGGAAGCAATGCGATCGGCATGTTTTATCCGTTTATCGAGGATGAAGGAGTTGCGCTTGTTGGCGTCGAAGCTGCGGGCAAAGGCGTGGATACCGAGTTTCATGCCGCGACGATGAGCAAAGGAACCAAAGGAGTGTTCCAAGGCTCCATGAGTTATCTGCTTCAGGATGAGTACGGCCAGGTCCAGGAGGCTTTTTCGATTTCGGCAGGGCTCGATTATCCGGGGGTTGGGCCGGAACATTCGTATTTGAAAGAAATCGAGCGGGCGCAGTATGTTCCGATAACCGACCGAGAGGCGCTTGATGCGCTGCAGCTGCTGTGCCGCACGGAAGGCATTATTCCAGCGCTCGAATCTTCGCATGCGGTCGCTCAGGTCATCAAAATGGCGCCGAATCTAGGCAGCGACGACATTGTCGTGATTTGTTTGTCGGGACGCGGCGACAAAGACGTGGAGTCCATCATGGCGTATACGGGAGGGAAACAGGCATGA
- the trpA gene encoding tryptophan synthase subunit alpha: MNLIDQTFAGLKANGQTALIPFLTIGDPDVDTSVEIIATLEAAGADIVELGVPYSDPLADGPVIQRASQRALKHQVNISTCMHAALKARTAGVKLPFILFTYYNPVLQFGMDRFFAEVKKHDISGLIIPDLPVEESEELTKLAEAAGVHVIPLVAPTSKERIKSIAAGAKGFVYCVSSLGVTGERSSFFEGVEDFIAQVKAYTDVPAAVGFGISSAEQAAKFARICDGVVVGSAIVRKIEEAIPLLQNPDTRQEGLLQIREFVSQLKT, translated from the coding sequence ATGAATTTGATCGATCAGACATTTGCCGGGTTAAAAGCGAACGGGCAAACCGCGCTTATTCCATTTTTGACGATCGGCGATCCTGACGTGGATACCTCGGTCGAGATCATTGCCACACTGGAAGCGGCCGGAGCCGATATCGTCGAGCTTGGCGTTCCGTATTCCGATCCCCTCGCCGACGGGCCGGTGATTCAGCGCGCATCCCAGCGCGCCCTCAAGCATCAGGTTAATATCTCCACCTGCATGCATGCGGCGCTTAAGGCGCGGACTGCCGGGGTCAAGCTTCCTTTTATCTTGTTTACGTATTACAATCCGGTGCTGCAGTTCGGAATGGACCGTTTTTTTGCAGAGGTGAAAAAGCATGACATCAGCGGACTGATCATTCCGGACCTGCCGGTGGAAGAATCCGAGGAATTAACCAAACTTGCGGAAGCGGCGGGGGTTCATGTGATTCCGCTGGTCGCGCCGACCTCGAAGGAAAGAATCAAGAGCATTGCGGCAGGGGCCAAAGGTTTTGTATACTGCGTATCCTCGCTTGGAGTGACGGGCGAACGCTCCAGCTTCTTCGAAGGGGTGGAGGATTTTATCGCCCAGGTCAAAGCATATACGGATGTGCCGGCAGCTGTAGGTTTTGGCATTTCTAGCGCCGAGCAGGCCGCCAAGTTCGCGCGGATTTGCGACGGCGTCGTCGTCGGCAGCGCGATCGTCCGCAAGATTGAAGAAGCCATTCCTTTGCTGCAAAATCCGGATACCCGTCAGGAAGGGCTCTTGCAAATACGTGAATTTGTGTCACAATTAAAAACATAA
- the hisC gene encoding histidinol-phosphate transaminase gives MRPKSQIVNLPVYQPGKPIEDVKRELGLDEVIKLASNENPYGPSPKVREAILKEMENLSIYPDGGAVELTADLADFLGVNTDQIIFGCGSDEIIALIARAFFVPGDETIMADQTFSVYKSNSDIEGAVSIEVPLADGKHDLDAMLAKVSDRTKIIWICNPNNPTGTILSEQEMTAFLDKVPADVMVILDEAYCEFVTDPSYPNGLQFLEKYPNVVVLRTFSKIYGLASLRIGYGVARPEIIKLINKVREPFNTTRAAQAAAKAALKDQEHVSNCRKANAAGIVQIQEAFDRLGLKYFPAHGNFIMVDVGKPGAEVFDSLLRKGIIVRAGHSKYPTFIRVSVGTEEQNKAFIHALEQVLNEEKAHA, from the coding sequence ATGAGACCGAAATCGCAAATCGTGAATCTTCCGGTGTATCAACCGGGAAAACCGATTGAAGACGTGAAAAGGGAACTGGGCCTTGACGAGGTCATCAAGCTGGCATCCAACGAAAATCCGTACGGACCTTCTCCCAAAGTGAGAGAGGCTATTCTCAAGGAGATGGAAAATCTCAGCATTTATCCGGATGGAGGAGCCGTTGAACTGACAGCCGACCTGGCGGATTTTCTCGGTGTAAACACGGATCAGATCATTTTTGGCTGCGGTTCCGATGAAATCATCGCCCTGATTGCCCGCGCTTTTTTTGTTCCGGGTGACGAAACCATTATGGCTGACCAAACCTTCTCCGTGTATAAAAGCAATTCGGACATCGAAGGCGCGGTGAGTATTGAAGTACCGCTCGCAGATGGAAAACATGATCTGGATGCCATGCTGGCAAAAGTTAGTGACCGCACCAAGATCATTTGGATCTGCAACCCGAATAATCCGACCGGCACCATCTTGTCCGAGCAGGAGATGACTGCATTCTTAGACAAGGTGCCGGCGGATGTCATGGTCATTCTCGACGAGGCTTATTGCGAGTTCGTAACGGATCCTTCGTATCCGAACGGGTTGCAATTTCTTGAGAAATACCCCAATGTTGTCGTTTTGCGGACATTCTCCAAGATTTACGGCCTGGCATCCCTTCGTATCGGGTATGGGGTTGCACGCCCTGAGATCATCAAGCTGATCAATAAAGTCCGTGAACCGTTCAATACAACGCGTGCGGCACAAGCCGCGGCCAAAGCGGCGCTCAAGGATCAGGAGCACGTCTCGAATTGCCGCAAGGCCAACGCGGCGGGAATCGTTCAGATTCAGGAGGCATTCGATCGTCTCGGTCTGAAATATTTCCCGGCTCACGGCAATTTTATAATGGTGGATGTCGGCAAGCCGGGGGCAGAGGTTTTCGACTCGCTGCTCCGCAAAGGAATTATCGTCAGAGCCGGCCACAGCAAATATCCGACGTTTATTCGGGTATCGGTTGGTACAGAGGAACAAAATAAAGCATTTATCCATGCTCTTGAGCAAGTCTTAAATGAAGAGAAGGCACATGCTTGA
- a CDS encoding prephenate dehydrogenase translates to MSTKIAIFGVGLIGGSLALCFKGKPGITVVGHAHRPASAEKYINHGVVDHATISIKEAAMDADFIFLCVPVGNLDEYLTKLSQIPLKKGCVITDVGSTKASITAAAEKLEFKDVYFIGGHPMAGSERSGVEAATPLLFENAYYVLTPPPGLPDKVYESLVLLLAYTRAKIVKVDPIEHDRIVGAISHLPHIIAVALVNQVCDYNETNPLYRRLAAGGFRDITRIASSDPIIWRDILLNNRGVMLQMLSDWNKGISEFIAMLETEDGEGITGAFAKANDFRSELPEHRKGMISSTFDLYIDVPDHPGIIGKITTRLGENDINLSNIQIIESREDVPGIMKLSFRQEEDMERAKKVLQNMDYSISL, encoded by the coding sequence ATGAGTACAAAAATAGCGATTTTCGGAGTGGGGCTGATCGGAGGTTCCCTGGCACTTTGTTTTAAAGGCAAGCCGGGGATTACCGTTGTGGGCCATGCCCACCGCCCTGCATCCGCGGAGAAATACATCAACCATGGCGTCGTTGACCATGCCACGATTTCGATCAAGGAAGCGGCCATGGATGCCGATTTTATTTTTTTATGCGTGCCCGTTGGCAATTTGGACGAGTATCTGACGAAGCTTAGTCAAATCCCTTTGAAAAAGGGATGCGTCATCACGGATGTCGGCAGTACCAAAGCAAGCATCACCGCGGCGGCGGAAAAGCTGGAATTCAAAGATGTCTATTTTATCGGAGGCCATCCGATGGCGGGTTCGGAGCGTTCGGGCGTCGAAGCGGCAACGCCGCTTTTGTTCGAAAATGCTTATTATGTTCTGACGCCTCCACCCGGGCTGCCTGATAAGGTTTATGAGTCGTTGGTGCTCCTGCTGGCCTACACGCGCGCGAAGATTGTTAAAGTGGACCCGATCGAGCATGACCGGATCGTGGGCGCCATCAGCCATCTCCCGCATATCATTGCGGTTGCGCTGGTCAACCAGGTGTGCGATTACAATGAAACCAACCCGCTGTACCGGCGGCTGGCGGCAGGCGGCTTCCGCGACATTACGCGGATTGCTTCCAGCGATCCGATCATCTGGCGGGATATCCTTCTGAACAACCGCGGGGTTATGCTGCAAATGTTATCGGACTGGAATAAGGGGATATCCGAGTTTATTGCGATGCTCGAAACGGAAGACGGGGAAGGAATTACCGGAGCTTTTGCGAAAGCCAATGATTTCCGTAGCGAGCTTCCGGAGCATCGCAAGGGCATGATTTCTTCGACGTTCGACCTCTACATTGACGTACCTGACCATCCTGGTATTATCGGCAAAATCACGACCAGACTTGGCGAGAACGATATCAACCTGAGCAATATCCAAATCATTGAGAGCAGGGAAGATGTGCCGGGCATCATGAAGCTGTCTTTCCGCCAGGAAGAGGATATGGAGCGGGCCAAAAAGGTATTGCAAAACATGGACTACAGCATTTCGCTGTAG
- a CDS encoding GNAT family N-acetyltransferase — MNKKKPNAAHTKTLDGVQEITPEYYSEFIQLHDKSFPNTYYTGKEILDLLNENNKLFVCIKQECLAGYCYISGNPAFQEGNIEFIAVPDEFRKQGIGKDLLCKGLDFLFFDLDVEEITMCVDFSNQGAIRLYESVGFNKEDVLDYYKVKI; from the coding sequence ATGAATAAGAAGAAACCAAATGCCGCTCATACAAAAACTCTAGATGGGGTTCAAGAAATTACTCCTGAATATTATTCAGAGTTTATTCAGCTTCACGATAAGTCTTTTCCGAATACATATTATACCGGCAAGGAAATTCTGGACTTGTTGAATGAAAATAATAAGTTATTTGTATGCATTAAACAAGAATGTCTTGCGGGTTATTGTTATATAAGCGGGAATCCGGCGTTTCAGGAAGGAAACATCGAATTTATTGCAGTGCCCGATGAGTTTCGGAAGCAAGGGATCGGCAAGGATTTGCTGTGCAAAGGGTTGGACTTTTTATTTTTTGATCTGGACGTAGAGGAAATAACGATGTGTGTTGATTTTAGCAATCAGGGTGCCATCCGACTATACGAAAGCGTGGGCTTTAACAAGGAAGATGTGCTGGACTATTATAAAGTAAAAATTTAA
- a CDS encoding RNA polymerase sigma factor: protein MTDSQMIREIKEGNVELFSELMRRYQRKILAFVYHMLRSSHLELMAEDLCSETFYKAFRSLHSFREVDASFSTWLYTIARNTVLSELRKQKGAHIPLEESGVNPAAPAEIAPEQAILRNEKVELVREAINNLPEKQRSALILREYDQLDYQEIADILGQSVSSVKSLLFRARSSVKVQLEPYFYEYNFEQYEGMKSR from the coding sequence ATGACGGATTCCCAGATGATTAGGGAAATCAAGGAGGGCAATGTTGAGCTCTTCTCTGAATTAATGCGCCGTTATCAGCGGAAAATTTTGGCTTTTGTTTATCATATGCTCAGAAGCTCCCACTTGGAGCTCATGGCTGAAGACTTATGTTCCGAAACATTCTACAAGGCTTTTCGAAGCCTGCATTCTTTCCGGGAAGTGGACGCTTCCTTCTCAACTTGGTTGTATACCATTGCTCGCAATACGGTGCTCAGCGAGTTGAGAAAGCAAAAAGGAGCGCATATTCCGTTGGAAGAAAGTGGGGTCAACCCGGCGGCGCCAGCCGAGATTGCTCCGGAACAAGCGATTCTGCGCAATGAAAAAGTGGAGCTTGTCCGCGAGGCCATTAATAATCTACCGGAGAAACAACGGTCTGCCTTAATCCTTCGGGAATACGACCAACTGGACTATCAGGAAATAGCCGATATATTGGGACAAAGCGTCAGTTCGGTAAAATCCTTGCTGTTCAGAGCCCGATCCAGTGTTAAAGTACAACTGGAACCGTATTTTTATGAGTATAACTTTGAACAATACGAAGGGATGAAAAGCAGATGA
- a CDS encoding anti-sigma factor encodes MTCDEAQEIFGLISDLKETDSRWSELEEHIAECSDCAAEFDLWMDSRSYVLDLQVEAFEEKAEEINRNVMDRIYRESPWLIPDQSKPFEVPASTRRHFSLWIAGSVMIFLSSVLYFVVMGKSSPKETAEAATGILPTGIAGSADMSHFSYDIPVTNSGIIEPFVVGMGPSHPQYWMILSVLGVAMALISLRRLSHMRK; translated from the coding sequence ATGACTTGCGATGAGGCTCAAGAAATATTCGGGCTGATATCGGACTTGAAAGAAACGGATTCAAGATGGAGCGAACTCGAAGAGCACATTGCTGAGTGCAGCGACTGTGCGGCTGAATTCGATTTATGGATGGATAGCCGCAGCTATGTTTTGGATTTGCAAGTGGAAGCTTTTGAAGAGAAAGCGGAAGAAATTAACCGCAACGTCATGGACCGCATATACCGCGAATCCCCCTGGCTTATTCCGGATCAAAGCAAACCGTTTGAAGTGCCTGCTTCAACAAGAAGGCATTTCTCGTTATGGATTGCGGGTTCCGTGATGATTTTCTTGAGCAGCGTTCTCTATTTTGTAGTTATGGGTAAGTCTTCTCCCAAAGAAACGGCCGAAGCCGCGACGGGGATTTTGCCGACAGGGATTGCCGGGAGCGCGGATATGAGCCATTTTAGCTATGATATCCCTGTGACGAACAGCGGTATCATTGAACCTTTTGTGGTTGGAATGGGGCCTTCCCATCCGCAATATTGGATGATTCTTTCGGTGCTTGGAGTAGCGATGGCGCTGATTTCCCTGCGGAGATTAAGCCATATGCGCAAATAA
- a CDS encoding histidine phosphatase family protein codes for MMIGLIRHGQTDWNVLGRIQGQSDIPLNEEGRRQAELLAARLMNEPYTWDFLISSTLSRAEETGKIIASKLNIPVIEPDSRLNERSFGQAEGLTLAERENKWGRDWHSHELGQEKDEEIQSRGLAFMEAMWNSYPDKNMLVITHGGFLAQLYRCLYKDRYTERIGNLSLTILEKTDLEWVPLLYNCTRHLMENKE; via the coding sequence ATGATGATTGGTTTGATCCGGCATGGTCAAACAGATTGGAATGTTCTTGGCAGGATCCAGGGACAAAGCGACATTCCGCTTAACGAAGAAGGCAGGAGACAAGCGGAGCTTCTTGCCGCGAGGCTAATGAATGAACCTTATACTTGGGATTTCCTGATCAGCAGCACTCTTTCCCGTGCGGAAGAGACAGGAAAGATCATTGCGTCCAAGCTGAATATCCCCGTGATCGAACCTGATTCAAGGTTAAACGAAAGGTCTTTTGGGCAGGCAGAAGGACTAACCCTTGCGGAGCGGGAGAATAAATGGGGCAGGGATTGGCATTCGCATGAGCTGGGGCAGGAGAAGGATGAAGAGATTCAATCCCGCGGTTTGGCGTTTATGGAGGCTATGTGGAACAGTTACCCGGATAAAAATATGCTGGTCATTACGCATGGAGGTTTCCTTGCCCAACTGTACCGCTGCCTCTATAAGGACCGTTATACGGAGCGTATCGGCAACTTGTCTTTGACCATTCTCGAGAAAACGGACTTGGAGTGGGTTCCGCTTCTTTACAATTGCACACGGCATCTCATGGAAAACAAAGAATAA
- a CDS encoding gamma carbonic anhydrase family protein, protein MPKLHPSVYVAEGAKIIGDVQIGMDSTVWFNAVLRGDMAPIVIGDRCNIQDGTVGHVNTDQPLILADDVSVGHSAIIHGCTIGKGTLIGMGAIVLNGAEIGEYALIGAGSIVTENKKIPPYTLSLGTPAKVVRELTEADLQRMYRTTQNYVDKGKEYRMF, encoded by the coding sequence ATGCCTAAGCTTCATCCTTCGGTCTATGTGGCCGAAGGTGCAAAAATTATCGGTGACGTTCAAATCGGAATGGATTCCACCGTTTGGTTCAATGCCGTTCTCAGAGGCGACATGGCGCCGATCGTGATCGGCGACCGCTGCAATATCCAGGATGGGACGGTCGGACATGTGAATACGGATCAGCCGCTGATCCTGGCGGATGACGTATCCGTTGGCCATTCCGCCATCATTCACGGATGTACGATAGGTAAAGGTACATTAATCGGCATGGGGGCCATTGTACTCAACGGAGCCGAGATTGGAGAATATGCTTTAATTGGAGCAGGTTCGATCGTAACCGAAAATAAAAAAATCCCACCCTATACGCTTTCCTTGGGAACTCCCGCTAAAGTGGTTCGCGAATTGACGGAGGCGGATTTGCAAAGAATGTACCGCACGACGCAAAATTACGTGGACAAGGGAAAGGAGTATAGGATGTTTTAA
- a CDS encoding IDEAL domain-containing protein, with amino-acid sequence MDKMKATYEVMLGLAAEMIWDEALRKHRSEELYREIDRALASGDESAFRNLTDELKLLN; translated from the coding sequence ATGGATAAAATGAAAGCTACGTATGAAGTCATGTTGGGGCTCGCTGCTGAAATGATATGGGACGAGGCGCTTCGCAAACACCGGAGCGAGGAGCTGTATCGGGAGATCGATAGGGCGCTAGCCTCCGGCGACGAGTCGGCTTTCCGCAATCTAACGGATGAACTGAAATTGTTAAATTAA
- a CDS encoding DUF2487 family protein produces the protein MKFSEVDGASWQELQPYFDTCLIPYTGLTGGENPMEATAALERLRDFLDLAEIPFKGRIITYPAFQYGLQEDLSLLNEICKQIKSTGFRHVIVMSADCGLPESDLPEVDLILALPEFKGLEGKELGAMIQAKIQTLWKSEQSVKL, from the coding sequence ATGAAATTCAGTGAAGTGGACGGGGCGTCTTGGCAGGAACTGCAGCCGTATTTTGACACCTGTCTTATTCCTTATACCGGTTTGACCGGAGGAGAAAATCCGATGGAGGCTACGGCAGCGCTTGAACGGCTGCGGGATTTCTTGGATTTGGCTGAGATTCCGTTTAAGGGAAGAATCATTACATATCCGGCATTCCAATATGGATTGCAAGAAGATCTATCACTTTTAAATGAAATTTGCAAGCAGATCAAAAGTACGGGATTTAGGCATGTGATCGTGATGTCCGCCGACTGCGGGCTTCCGGAGAGCGATCTGCCCGAAGTCGATCTGATCCTTGCCCTGCCTGAGTTCAAAGGCTTGGAGGGTAAAGAATTGGGAGCGATGATACAAGCAAAAATACAAACTTTATGGAAAAGTGAACAATCGGTGAAATTGTGA